Proteins encoded together in one Chryseobacterium taklimakanense window:
- a CDS encoding Maf family protein: protein MTKYKILLASKSPRRKELLERLGYSFDVISIDCDEVFPENLETEKIAGYLSRLKANAYSSLKKDEVLITADTIVALNSEILGKPKDEDHAREMLRKLSGKTHEVYTGITIRTTDYEVTRTDVAHVEFSDFSDEEIEYYIKNFKPFDKAGSYGIQEWLGMAKVKSITGSFYTIMGLPAHIIYEELKNLTGN from the coding sequence ATGACGAAATATAAAATTTTACTCGCCTCAAAATCTCCCAGAAGAAAAGAGCTTCTGGAAAGGTTGGGATACAGTTTTGATGTGATTTCGATCGATTGTGATGAGGTTTTCCCCGAAAATCTGGAAACCGAAAAAATTGCCGGCTACCTTTCCCGACTGAAAGCTAATGCTTATTCAAGTTTAAAAAAAGACGAGGTTTTGATAACGGCGGACACCATAGTCGCTTTAAACAGTGAAATTTTAGGCAAGCCAAAAGATGAAGACCATGCGAGGGAAATGCTTCGGAAGCTCTCCGGCAAAACCCACGAAGTTTATACAGGAATCACCATCAGAACAACAGATTATGAAGTGACAAGGACAGACGTGGCGCATGTTGAATTTTCAGATTTCAGCGATGAGGAAATCGAATATTATATCAAAAATTTCAAACCTTTTGATAAAGCCGGCAGCTACGGCATACAGGAATGGCTCGGCATGGCAAAAGTGAAAAGCATCACAGGAAGCTTCTACACGATTATGGGTTTGCCGGCGCATATCATTTATGAAGAATTAAAAAATTTAACCGGAAACTAG
- the rpmA gene encoding 50S ribosomal protein L27: protein MAHKKGVGSSKNGRESHSKRLGVKIFGGQEAVAGNIIVRQRGTQHHPGENVGIGKDHTLFALVDGKVVFRKKANNRSFVSVEPNA, encoded by the coding sequence ATGGCACACAAAAAAGGAGTTGGTAGTTCCAAAAACGGTAGAGAATCTCACTCAAAGAGACTAGGTGTGAAGATTTTCGGAGGTCAGGAAGCAGTTGCCGGAAACATCATCGTAAGACAAAGAGGTACGCAGCACCACCCGGGTGAAAACGTGGGTATCGGTAAAGACCACACTTTGTTTGCATTGGTGGACGGTAAGGTAGTTTTCAGAAAGAAAGCAAACAACAGATCTTTCGTATCTGTAGAGCCAAACGCATAA
- the miaE gene encoding tRNA-(ms[2]io[6]A)-hydroxylase: protein MFKLKLPTDPRWANIAEENIDEILTDHAWCEQKAATNAITLITMLPEHPEIVTELLAIAQEELGHFNQVHEIIKARGYELGRARKDDYVGDLFKFIVQGSREDLIVDKMLFAAMIEARSCERFKVLTENIKDEELKTFYRELMISEANHYTTFIGFARQLGDPEKVNQRWEEWLEYEAKIIQSYGKKETIHG, encoded by the coding sequence ATGTTTAAGCTAAAATTACCAACAGATCCACGCTGGGCCAATATAGCCGAAGAAAATATAGACGAAATCCTCACAGATCACGCCTGGTGCGAGCAGAAAGCAGCCACCAATGCCATCACGCTTATTACAATGCTGCCGGAACATCCGGAGATCGTTACCGAACTGCTGGCAATCGCCCAGGAAGAGCTCGGCCACTTCAACCAGGTGCACGAAATCATCAAGGCGAGAGGCTACGAACTGGGCCGCGCCCGAAAAGATGATTACGTAGGAGATCTTTTCAAATTTATCGTGCAGGGCAGCAGAGAAGACCTGATTGTTGACAAAATGCTTTTTGCTGCGATGATTGAAGCCCGGAGCTGCGAACGCTTTAAAGTTCTCACCGAAAATATAAAAGATGAAGAACTGAAAACCTTCTACCGCGAACTGATGATTTCCGAAGCCAATCATTACACGACCTTCATCGGATTTGCAAGGCAGCTCGGCGATCCCGAAAAAGTGAACCAACGCTGGGAAGAATGGCTGGAATATGAAGCCAAAATCATCCAGAGCTACGGGAAAAAAGAAACCATCCACGGATAG
- a CDS encoding acyltransferase family protein, producing MKRDLYIDFAKGAATIAIIFIHTVFWSGQFYVPTEWRVISLLFDVPLFYALSGITSGGNVEKTFYRLLKLQITYMIFVTFLFFLDYFFKVFGLNVFGLEWMKDFYSTFGSKYVPQNISDVPQWQNLGNWYLHSYSNADTFPVVMGSFWYLKVYFILTVFGVLILRFFPKHVNWFIALCLALTLIFNVFPQYYPSGQVGYVAFYLGLFLIANKMKGQKIPTKWIPAVYGMVALLLLWMFWSYGTEIFFKMNKQKFPPKIPYIVWSLFSLATLFVLYNRLKISSESIITYIGKNAIFFYFAQGISSSLVYFLVAALQGKLPWYILMVLIFIINVILAIIIASGLKKIDSLGWKTLEFLRKKTAS from the coding sequence ATGAAAAGAGACCTCTACATTGATTTTGCGAAAGGTGCCGCCACCATTGCCATCATTTTCATTCACACCGTTTTCTGGAGCGGGCAGTTTTATGTGCCTACTGAATGGCGCGTCATTTCTCTCCTTTTTGACGTACCTCTTTTCTATGCACTCAGCGGAATTACCTCCGGCGGAAATGTTGAAAAGACCTTCTACCGCCTGCTGAAACTGCAGATCACTTATATGATATTTGTGACATTCCTGTTCTTTCTCGATTATTTTTTCAAAGTTTTCGGGCTGAATGTTTTTGGGTTGGAGTGGATGAAGGATTTCTACTCCACTTTCGGCAGCAAATACGTTCCGCAGAACATTTCTGATGTTCCCCAATGGCAGAATTTAGGCAACTGGTATCTTCACAGCTACTCCAACGCTGATACGTTTCCGGTAGTGATGGGCAGTTTCTGGTATCTGAAAGTTTATTTCATCCTTACGGTTTTCGGAGTTCTGATTTTAAGATTTTTTCCGAAACATGTCAATTGGTTTATTGCCCTATGTCTGGCATTAACCCTTATTTTCAATGTTTTCCCACAATATTATCCGTCGGGACAGGTGGGCTATGTTGCGTTTTATCTTGGACTGTTCCTGATTGCCAATAAAATGAAGGGCCAAAAAATCCCGACAAAATGGATTCCGGCGGTTTATGGCATGGTTGCTTTGCTCTTGCTGTGGATGTTCTGGAGCTATGGCACTGAGATTTTCTTCAAGATGAACAAGCAGAAGTTTCCACCCAAAATTCCCTATATCGTTTGGTCGCTGTTTTCGCTTGCCACATTATTCGTTCTGTACAACCGCCTGAAAATTTCCAGCGAAAGCATCATTACATACATCGGCAAGAATGCAATCTTCTTTTATTTCGCACAGGGGATAAGTTCATCGCTGGTTTATTTCCTCGTTGCAGCGCTACAGGGAAAATTGCCTTGGTATATTTTAATGGTCCTGATTTTCATTATCAATGTTATTTTAGCAATCATCATTGCCTCCGGTCTGAAAAAAATTGATTCGCTGGGCTGGAAAACTTTGGAGTTCCTGCGAAAAAAAACCGCTTCGTAA
- a CDS encoding helicase HerA-like domain-containing protein has product MADKAKFITDLNARYTPKGESIILGKGILDGEVVPEVNVTIPLKTINRHGLIAGATGTGKTKTVQVFVEQLSHAGVPSLVLDIKGDFSGIAEPGRRNAIIDERYGKTLLNWQAQSFPVELMSISGERGVKLRATVTEFGPVLLSKILDLNDTQSSIMSIVFKYCDDKGLPLIDLDDLKKVLQYVTDNPQGKADLSNNYGSISPASLGAILRSIVALEQQGAALFFGEPSFDVEDLLQQRDGKGVVNILRVGNIQSKPQLFSTFMLSLFAEIYMTFPEEGDAGKPKLVLFIDEAHLIFKEASKTLLNQIETMVKLIRSKGVGIYFITQIPGDVPENVLSQLGLKIQHALRGFTAKDRKEIDKAVENYPITEFYNAGQLIQNLGIGEAFVTALDEKGIPTPLVHTYLISPESRMDVLTDAEVADLTSRSALVAKYEQTVNKDSAYEMLTSRMEQAVKNAPPEVPKTTRKPKEEPGMFESVMNSRAGRTFTSTLAREGAKFVLGMLGLGGRRR; this is encoded by the coding sequence ATGGCGGACAAGGCAAAATTCATCACGGATTTAAATGCAAGGTACACCCCAAAAGGCGAAAGCATTATTTTAGGAAAAGGAATTTTAGACGGCGAAGTGGTTCCGGAAGTGAATGTGACCATTCCACTGAAAACCATCAATCGCCACGGGTTGATAGCAGGAGCAACAGGTACCGGTAAAACCAAAACTGTGCAGGTTTTTGTAGAGCAGCTGTCACACGCCGGCGTTCCGTCTTTGGTACTTGATATCAAAGGAGACTTTTCTGGGATTGCAGAACCGGGTAGGCGAAATGCCATTATAGATGAAAGATATGGCAAAACGCTTCTGAACTGGCAGGCACAGTCTTTTCCGGTCGAGCTGATGTCGATTTCCGGTGAACGTGGCGTAAAGCTTCGTGCGACGGTTACGGAGTTTGGGCCGGTCTTGCTTTCCAAGATTTTGGATTTGAATGATACCCAGTCGAGCATCATGTCGATTGTTTTCAAATATTGTGATGATAAAGGACTGCCGCTCATTGACCTTGATGATCTAAAGAAAGTCCTGCAATATGTGACGGATAATCCGCAGGGTAAAGCTGATTTGTCCAATAATTACGGTTCCATATCACCGGCTTCGCTTGGAGCAATTTTGCGTTCCATCGTGGCACTGGAGCAGCAGGGCGCAGCTTTATTCTTTGGGGAACCGAGCTTTGATGTCGAAGATTTATTGCAGCAGAGAGACGGCAAAGGTGTGGTAAATATTCTCAGGGTCGGAAACATCCAAAGCAAGCCGCAGCTCTTCTCTACATTTATGCTGTCGCTTTTTGCGGAGATTTATATGACTTTCCCGGAAGAAGGCGATGCCGGAAAACCAAAACTGGTTCTCTTCATCGATGAAGCCCATTTGATCTTTAAGGAAGCTTCAAAAACGCTTTTGAACCAAATTGAAACCATGGTGAAGCTCATCCGTTCAAAAGGAGTTGGGATTTATTTTATCACCCAAATTCCTGGTGATGTACCCGAAAATGTGCTTTCTCAGTTGGGTTTAAAAATTCAGCACGCACTGCGTGGATTTACCGCAAAAGACCGCAAAGAAATCGACAAAGCCGTAGAAAATTACCCGATTACGGAGTTTTATAATGCCGGCCAGCTGATCCAAAATCTCGGAATTGGTGAAGCGTTCGTCACTGCGCTCGACGAAAAGGGAATTCCGACACCTTTGGTGCACACCTATCTGATCTCTCCGGAATCACGAATGGATGTTTTGACTGATGCTGAGGTTGCGGATCTGACTTCGCGTTCGGCTTTGGTTGCTAAGTATGAGCAAACCGTAAATAAGGATTCTGCTTACGAAATGCTGACCAGCAGAATGGAACAGGCTGTGAAAAATGCACCGCCGGAGGTTCCTAAAACCACAAGAAAGCCAAAAGAAGAACCGGGAATGTTTGAAAGCGTGATGAACAGCCGCGCAGGGAGGACCTTCACTTCCACTTTGGCTCGCGAGGGGGCAAAATTTGTTCTGGGAATGTTAGGTTTAGGCGGAAGGAGAAGATAA
- a CDS encoding DUF502 domain-containing protein, with the protein MPLKTKEDYLNFFLKYFFQGLMIIGPFGLTIFVIWYIVSSIDSSIPFLSENLYPGITFLLVIAATVLIGFLGSKFVFGRLIFDRVDSFLEKTPGIKHIYTPTKDVMSSFVGDKKKFNNPVWVKTNENPEIWRIGFLTQKEMGEVEKHNYVAVYLPHSYAISGWVIITEEKNIKPVVGMSASAAMKFAVSGGVAGFHSDDNVFKAPE; encoded by the coding sequence ATGCCCCTAAAAACAAAAGAAGATTACCTGAATTTCTTCCTGAAATATTTTTTTCAGGGATTAATGATCATTGGGCCGTTCGGACTGACGATTTTTGTCATCTGGTATATTGTATCGTCGATAGACAGCAGCATCCCTTTCCTTTCAGAAAACCTTTATCCGGGAATTACTTTTTTACTGGTTATTGCAGCAACAGTTTTAATTGGATTTCTGGGAAGTAAATTCGTCTTTGGAAGGCTGATTTTCGACCGCGTTGACAGTTTCCTCGAAAAAACACCCGGCATTAAACATATTTACACTCCCACGAAAGATGTCATGTCCTCATTCGTAGGCGATAAAAAGAAATTCAACAATCCGGTTTGGGTAAAAACCAACGAAAACCCAGAAATCTGGCGCATCGGATTCCTGACCCAAAAAGAAATGGGTGAAGTTGAGAAGCACAATTATGTCGCAGTGTACCTGCCCCATTCTTACGCGATTTCCGGTTGGGTGATCATTACCGAGGAAAAAAACATAAAACCCGTAGTAGGCATGTCCGCTTCAGCCGCAATGAAATTTGCTGTGAGCGGAGGTGTTGCAGGATTTCACTCAGACGACAATGTTTTCAAGGCACCGGAGTGA
- a CDS encoding 3'-5' exonuclease, which yields MYSVIDIEGNGAGFRQESIIEVAIYRYDGHEIVDQFISLVNPESDITSFVQKLTGITPKMVKTAPKFHEIARRVIEITEGTTLVGHNIDFDYRMLRQSFKRLGYDYKINILDTIPLAKKLIPDAESYSLGKLVKSLGIPLVEQHRAGGDARATLDLFKLLISKDTDNEIIQSQHDETNAKTYVNKIRDLTQDLPNEQGIIYFQDAEGKILFSDFVDDINRFAKKIFNSKSKKCKPLQENSAQIHYELTGNVVVAKLLMKTKGIRKKENLPFGLFHRNGKYLVEKNALVENEKPLVKFKSFTQALKALNFIKSKEEYSDVKEFTKKINLKKRNEVWTTNGRVLGEKAFLLFENGKLTSFGFYEFHTQIQTKEKINKLKINIPGSAQDLQNDLKLALIRGDMEIIQMPEK from the coding sequence ATGTATTCAGTAATTGACATAGAAGGCAACGGCGCAGGTTTCCGGCAGGAAAGTATTATTGAGGTCGCGATTTACAGATATGACGGCCACGAAATTGTGGACCAGTTCATTTCGTTGGTAAACCCCGAAAGTGACATCACCAGCTTTGTACAAAAACTCACCGGTATCACTCCAAAAATGGTGAAAACTGCCCCAAAATTTCATGAAATTGCCCGCAGAGTCATCGAAATTACAGAAGGAACCACTTTAGTTGGGCATAATATCGATTTTGATTACAGAATGCTTCGCCAGTCGTTTAAAAGGTTGGGCTACGACTACAAAATCAATATTCTAGATACGATTCCGCTTGCTAAAAAACTGATTCCCGATGCGGAGAGTTATTCGCTCGGTAAACTGGTAAAATCTCTGGGAATACCTTTGGTGGAACAACACAGAGCAGGTGGTGACGCCCGCGCGACTTTAGATTTGTTTAAACTTCTGATTTCCAAAGATACTGATAATGAAATCATCCAAAGCCAGCACGACGAAACCAACGCCAAGACTTATGTGAACAAAATTCGCGACCTCACTCAGGATTTACCGAACGAGCAGGGAATCATCTACTTTCAGGATGCGGAAGGCAAGATTCTCTTTTCGGATTTTGTGGATGATATCAACCGGTTTGCGAAAAAAATTTTTAACTCAAAATCAAAGAAATGCAAACCGCTTCAGGAAAATTCTGCACAGATACACTACGAACTTACAGGAAATGTGGTCGTTGCAAAGCTCTTGATGAAAACAAAAGGCATCAGAAAGAAGGAAAATCTCCCATTCGGATTGTTTCACCGTAACGGTAAATATTTGGTCGAGAAGAATGCGCTGGTTGAGAATGAAAAACCGTTGGTGAAGTTTAAATCCTTTACCCAGGCATTAAAAGCTTTGAATTTTATTAAATCAAAAGAAGAATATTCTGATGTTAAGGAGTTTACCAAAAAAATCAACCTTAAAAAGCGAAATGAAGTCTGGACGACTAACGGCAGAGTTTTAGGAGAAAAAGCTTTTCTGCTTTTCGAAAACGGAAAACTCACTTCGTTTGGATTTTATGAATTTCACACTCAGATTCAGACAAAGGAAAAAATTAATAAACTCAAAATCAATATTCCGGGATCTGCCCAGGATCTTCAGAATGACCTGAAACTGGCGCTAATCAGAGGTGATATGGAAATAATTCAAATGCCTGAAAAGTAG
- a CDS encoding tryptophanase, producing MKLPYAEPYRIKMVEPIRQSTKEERENWISEAHYNLFNLESDKVFIDLLTDSGTGAMSDRQWGALMTGDESYAGSRSFQELYQSVNKITGYRYLLPTHQGRAAENVLFSVLVKDGDIVPGNSHFDTTKGHIEFRKAHAIDCTIDEAFDTELIHPFKGNIDLVKLEKVYQTYPKEKIPFCLITITCNTSGGQPVSLENIKAVRDLSNKYGIPVYFDSARFAENAYFIKQREDGQQNRTIKEICKEIFSYGDGMTMSSKKDGLVNIGGFIALNNEEIFRKASNFTIIYEGFITYGGLSGRDMAALAVGLDEATEFGYLESRISQVEYLGNQLIEMGIPVQRPIGGHAVFVDALKFLPNVKREEFPAQTLAVEIYKEAGIRGVEIGAILADRDPETRENRYPKTEFVRLAIPRRTYTNNHMDYIAAALKNVFDRRNEISSGYKISWESEIMRHFTVKLDKA from the coding sequence ATGAAATTACCATACGCGGAACCTTACCGCATCAAAATGGTGGAGCCCATCCGCCAATCTACTAAAGAAGAAAGAGAAAACTGGATCAGCGAAGCCCATTACAACCTCTTCAACCTAGAAAGTGACAAAGTTTTTATCGACCTGCTGACCGACAGCGGCACCGGCGCCATGAGCGACCGGCAGTGGGGCGCCCTCATGACGGGTGATGAAAGTTATGCCGGCTCACGATCGTTTCAGGAGCTTTATCAGTCTGTAAACAAAATTACCGGTTACAGATATTTATTGCCGACACACCAGGGAAGAGCGGCGGAAAACGTGCTTTTTTCTGTTTTGGTGAAAGACGGCGACATCGTTCCGGGAAATTCCCATTTTGATACCACGAAAGGGCATATCGAATTCAGAAAGGCCCACGCGATCGACTGTACCATTGATGAAGCTTTTGATACTGAACTCATCCACCCTTTCAAAGGAAATATCGATTTAGTAAAACTTGAAAAAGTTTACCAGACGTATCCAAAGGAAAAGATTCCTTTCTGCCTGATTACGATTACCTGCAATACCTCGGGTGGGCAGCCCGTTTCTTTGGAAAACATAAAAGCTGTGCGCGATCTTTCCAACAAATATGGCATTCCGGTTTATTTCGATTCTGCCAGGTTTGCAGAAAATGCCTATTTCATCAAACAAAGGGAAGACGGACAGCAAAACCGCACCATCAAAGAAATCTGCAAAGAGATTTTTTCCTACGGCGACGGCATGACGATGAGTTCCAAAAAAGACGGCCTGGTAAATATTGGCGGCTTCATCGCGCTCAACAATGAAGAAATCTTTAGAAAAGCTTCAAACTTTACAATTATTTACGAGGGTTTCATCACTTATGGCGGGCTCAGCGGCAGAGATATGGCTGCCCTCGCAGTAGGTTTGGATGAAGCCACAGAATTTGGATATCTGGAAAGCCGCATTTCTCAGGTGGAATATCTGGGAAACCAACTGATCGAAATGGGAATTCCGGTACAAAGACCCATTGGCGGACATGCAGTTTTTGTTGATGCCCTGAAATTTTTACCAAATGTAAAAAGAGAGGAATTTCCTGCTCAGACTTTAGCTGTTGAAATTTACAAAGAGGCCGGAATCAGAGGTGTGGAAATCGGGGCAATCCTCGCAGACAGAGATCCCGAAACCCGGGAAAACCGCTATCCAAAAACGGAATTCGTGAGACTTGCAATTCCGAGGCGCACTTATACCAACAACCATATGGATTATATCGCTGCTGCGCTCAAGAATGTTTTCGACCGTAGGAACGAAATCAGCTCAGGTTACAAAATCTCGTGGGAATCTGAAATTATGCGACATTTCACGGTAAAACTCGATAAAGCATAA
- the rplU gene encoding 50S ribosomal protein L21, with protein sequence MFAIVEIAGLQYKVEQDQKLFVNRLKGDKGAKVSFDKVLLTVNGTTSVGAPAVSGITVDAEILEHVQADKVIVFKKKRRKGYAKKNGHRQQLTQIVITGITGAEDKKSKAKKETPANETAKAEAGEKEAKKTTKKADAESAE encoded by the coding sequence ATGTTTGCAATTGTAGAGATAGCAGGGCTTCAATACAAAGTTGAGCAAGACCAAAAGTTGTTTGTAAACCGTCTGAAAGGAGACAAAGGTGCGAAGGTATCTTTCGACAAAGTTCTTCTTACTGTGAACGGTACTACATCTGTTGGCGCCCCGGCTGTAAGCGGTATCACTGTTGATGCTGAAATTTTAGAACACGTTCAGGCGGATAAAGTAATCGTTTTCAAAAAGAAAAGAAGAAAAGGATACGCTAAAAAGAACGGACACAGACAACAGCTTACGCAAATCGTAATCACGGGAATTACCGGAGCTGAGGACAAAAAATCTAAAGCTAAGAAGGAAACTCCTGCGAATGAAACAGCAAAGGCTGAAGCTGGCGAAAAGGAGGCTAAAAAAACCACTAAAAAAGCAGACGCTGAGAGCGCTGAATAA
- the porW gene encoding type IX secretion system periplasmic lipoprotein PorW/SprE, with protein MKKNIFFLFTVIMILVACKSRSSEKKSGTLAGFSSYYNTLFNSKDALETELRSRKSAYVDNFYAPYIPLLQYDEQPLGAEIGDASFFGDNPSFVPKGTGSSKSASVLQISEAKALKAINKYSVLKDGEEKNRQMFNAHLLLAQSRLYMNKPLEALEALNYIFSNMKKDKRINLARIYQAQAYAKMKNYYRANEIFLALKNEDLKSEYQKLYTVYYSEMLLAAGKKEEAASQLDEAFSSNKNRELRSRIAFLRGQILANLGRNEEARESFITAYKFSNDFEFEVKSQIEIAKTFNGASDDYEGAKKYLEDISRKGTYASRKNEFYYALGLMANKAGKTEDAQEFFNKAKSEKVSDPQIRGLTFYEIGKFYADRNDYISAGAYYDSALAVMSYEPSKQDLTSISKNIKDVSRNYYLIKKNDSILALSKMPEQEKRAFFNKYIEGIKAKEAMAEAEKKKSERNKGFDTGDYDANSVFANSRGNNFQDFGNITGGKSGFYFANSNTVSKGQSEFRQIWGNRSLVDDWRFSSRSASIEDVRNEALGLETVQNPRRFEPEFYIEKLPTDALQLQALKKDRDTASLGLGRMYENYFSDTELATKTLYDLVDANPEQDVKLQALYRIFAMNYEKNPAAAERAKAMILSEFPYTSYAEFVKNPKSTGFSKSTTDVEKLYTDAFNLYTQEKYSESQALITQAIEKYPKDALVPKFTLLNAFNTGKTAGKEIMILQLEQLALSYPKTSEGIKAAQMLQYLKSDLQMVPTDEAGNQTGFPGPGRPENAGPVSQKERSQIGRPESNGDN; from the coding sequence ATGAAAAAAAATATATTCTTTCTTTTTACAGTGATCATGATTTTGGTTGCCTGCAAATCGCGGAGCAGCGAGAAAAAAAGTGGCACACTTGCAGGTTTTTCATCCTATTACAATACGCTTTTCAACAGTAAAGATGCCCTGGAAACAGAACTTCGTTCCCGAAAATCGGCTTATGTAGATAATTTCTATGCACCATATATCCCGTTGTTACAATACGATGAACAGCCGCTTGGCGCTGAAATTGGCGATGCCTCTTTCTTTGGTGATAACCCAAGTTTTGTCCCAAAAGGCACGGGTTCTTCCAAATCAGCGAGTGTTTTGCAAATTTCCGAGGCTAAAGCATTGAAAGCCATCAATAAATATTCTGTTTTAAAAGATGGCGAGGAAAAGAATAGACAGATGTTTAATGCTCATCTTCTCCTGGCACAGTCCAGGCTTTATATGAACAAGCCGCTCGAGGCTCTTGAAGCGCTGAATTATATTTTCAGCAATATGAAAAAGGATAAGCGCATTAATTTGGCCAGGATTTACCAGGCACAGGCTTATGCGAAGATGAAAAATTATTACAGGGCCAATGAAATTTTTCTGGCACTGAAAAATGAAGATTTAAAGTCAGAATATCAAAAACTTTATACCGTTTATTATTCCGAAATGCTTTTGGCAGCCGGCAAAAAGGAAGAAGCCGCGAGCCAGCTGGATGAAGCTTTTTCAAGCAATAAAAACAGGGAGCTTCGAAGCAGGATCGCCTTTCTGCGCGGCCAGATCTTAGCGAATTTGGGGAGAAATGAGGAAGCGCGGGAAAGTTTCATCACCGCTTACAAATTTTCGAATGATTTTGAGTTTGAGGTGAAATCACAGATTGAAATTGCCAAAACCTTCAACGGCGCCAGTGATGATTACGAAGGTGCAAAGAAGTATCTGGAGGATATCAGCAGGAAGGGAACTTATGCCTCCAGAAAAAATGAGTTCTATTACGCATTGGGTTTAATGGCGAACAAAGCCGGAAAAACCGAAGATGCCCAGGAATTTTTCAACAAAGCAAAATCAGAAAAAGTTTCTGATCCGCAGATCAGAGGTCTTACCTTTTACGAAATTGGGAAGTTTTACGCAGACAGAAATGATTATATCTCGGCCGGAGCGTACTATGATTCCGCGTTGGCAGTGATGAGTTATGAACCGTCTAAACAGGATCTTACGTCTATTTCCAAAAATATTAAGGACGTTTCGCGCAACTATTACCTGATCAAAAAAAATGACAGCATTCTTGCTTTGAGCAAAATGCCGGAACAAGAAAAACGGGCATTTTTCAACAAGTATATTGAAGGAATAAAGGCGAAAGAAGCCATGGCAGAAGCAGAAAAAAAGAAATCTGAACGTAATAAAGGGTTTGATACTGGTGATTATGATGCCAATTCGGTATTTGCCAACAGCAGAGGAAACAATTTTCAGGATTTTGGCAATATCACCGGTGGTAAAAGCGGGTTTTATTTCGCAAATTCAAATACGGTTTCTAAAGGCCAGTCAGAATTCAGGCAAATCTGGGGAAACAGGTCGTTGGTGGATGACTGGCGATTTTCTAGCCGTTCCGCTTCAATAGAGGATGTAAGAAATGAGGCGCTCGGTTTGGAAACCGTCCAGAATCCAAGAAGGTTTGAACCGGAATTTTATATAGAGAAACTCCCTACCGATGCCCTCCAGCTCCAGGCCCTGAAAAAAGACCGCGATACCGCAAGTTTAGGACTCGGCAGGATGTATGAGAACTATTTTTCTGATACGGAACTGGCTACCAAAACGCTTTACGATTTGGTGGATGCCAATCCGGAACAGGATGTTAAACTTCAGGCACTTTACAGGATTTTTGCAATGAATTATGAAAAGAATCCCGCAGCTGCAGAACGCGCAAAAGCAATGATTTTATCAGAGTTCCCGTATACTTCTTATGCCGAATTTGTTAAAAACCCGAAAAGTACAGGATTTTCCAAGTCAACAACTGATGTAGAAAAGCTTTATACCGATGCCTTTAATCTTTATACCCAGGAAAAATACAGTGAATCGCAGGCCTTGATCACTCAGGCAATTGAAAAATATCCGAAAGATGCCTTAGTTCCTAAATTTACCTTGCTCAACGCATTCAATACTGGGAAAACCGCAGGTAAAGAAATTATGATCCTCCAGCTGGAGCAGCTTGCGTTGAGTTATCCTAAAACCAGCGAAGGTATAAAAGCTGCACAAATGCTTCAATATCTGAAAAGTGACCTGCAGATGGTCCCAACCGATGAGGCTGGAAATCAAACGGGATTTCCGGGTCCCGGGCGTCCGGAAAATGCGGGGCCTGTTTCTCAAAAGGAAAGATCGCAAATTGGACGGCCAGAGTCTAACGGTGACAATTAA
- a CDS encoding KdsC family phosphatase yields MSYKTKLKNIKAFVFDVDGVFTDGSVYLMPGGHMSRVMNVLDGYAVVKAIKNGYKIGVITGGDDPMVRHRINYLGITDYYPKSPDKLVDFEDFKSKNNLKNEEILMMGDDLPDISVMRQVEIAACPINAVPEVKAISDYISPIHGGKGAVRDVIEQVMKIHGKWIEDNTQSV; encoded by the coding sequence ATGTCTTACAAAACCAAACTTAAAAATATAAAAGCCTTCGTTTTTGATGTTGACGGCGTCTTCACCGACGGAAGCGTTTACCTGATGCCTGGCGGACATATGTCAAGAGTGATGAACGTGCTCGACGGGTATGCGGTAGTGAAAGCCATCAAAAACGGTTACAAAATCGGTGTCATCACCGGCGGCGACGATCCTATGGTGCGGCACAGAATCAATTATCTTGGGATAACCGATTATTACCCGAAATCTCCAGATAAACTGGTAGATTTTGAAGATTTTAAATCAAAAAATAATCTCAAAAACGAAGAAATTCTGATGATGGGCGACGACTTACCGGATATATCGGTGATGCGACAGGTTGAAATTGCAGCCTGCCCCATAAATGCAGTTCCTGAAGTGAAGGCAATTTCAGATTACATTTCGCCAATTCACGGTGGTAAAGGTGCGGTGCGCGATGTGATTGAGCAGGTGATGAAAATTCACGGGAAGTGGATTGAGGATAATACTCAGTCGGTTTAA